Sequence from the Mycobacterium florentinum genome:
GCCGTCGTGGGCACCGGGTCAATCGTGTTCCTGGCCGGGGAGACGGCACTGGACGCGTCGGGGCGCATCGTCGGCGAGAATGTGGCCGCGCAATTCGAGCAAGCCCTGGGCAATCTGCTCACCGCACTCGCGGCCGCGGGCGGCACGCCCTCGGACCTCGCCAGCCTGACGATCTACATCGTCGATATGGACGACTACCGAGCCAACTCCCGCGCCATCGGCGCCGTCTGGAAGCGACTCGTCGGCACTCAATACCCCGCCATGGCGGGCATCGGTGTCGCGCGCCTGTGGGACGCCGAGGCGCTCGTCGAAGTGCAGGGATACGCCGTCCTGCCCGCCTGAGCGTTCCCGTGGTCACCCCGGGGCCGCCATCTTCTATGTCTCTTTCTTGACTATCGTCATTGACAGTCCATACCACGTACCGCACACTGCACTCGAGTGGTTTCTTCCAGGAAGGACGCGATGCCGCCACCCTCTGCCCACCACGACACTTTTTGCCGAGACAATCTTCCGGCCGAAGGCGACTGGCCCGAGCTGCTCTTCGACCTGCCCGGCCTGGAGTACCCCGAGCGGCTCAACTGCGCCGTCGAGCTACTCGACGATGTCGCCGACCGCGTCGGCGCCGATCGGCCATGCCTGTTGGCACCCGGCTCCGCGGTGTGGACGTATGGCGACCTGCGTCGCGTCTCCAACAAGATCGCGGCGGTGCTCACCGAAGATCACGGGATCGTCCCGGGAAATCGTGTCCTGCTCCGCGGCCCGAACAATCCGTGGCTGGTCGCCTGCTGGTTCGGCGTGATCAAGGCCGGCGCGGTGGCGGTCACCACGATGCCGATGCTGCGCGCGGGAGAACTGGCCGACATCGCCGAAATCGCCGCCGCCGACTTCGCGCTCTGCGACGCCCGTTTCGCCGACGAGCTGGACTCGTCGGGCATTGGGGGACTGCGCGTCGTGGAGTACGGCGCCGGCGCCGGTCTCGACGCCGCCATCAAGGACAAGACCGCGGAGTTCAGGCCGGTCGACACCTCAGCGGAAGACGTTGCCCTGCTTGCCTTTACATCGGGCACGACCGGCCGCCCCAAAGCCACGATGCACTTCCACCGCGACATCTTGGCGATTGCCGACACCTTCTCGGCGCACATCCTCAAGCCGGTGGCCTCGGACATCTTCACGGGAACTCCGCCGCTTGCGTTCACCTTCGGCCTAGGCAGCCTGGTCGTGTTCCCGCTGCGCGTGGGCGCCTCAACCCTGTTGCTGGAGAGGGCGACTCCCGACCAACTCGCCGACCTCATCGCGGAGCACCGGGTATCGGTCTGCTTCACCGCACCCACGGCCTACCGCTCGATACTGACCTCCGGCAAGGCCAACCAACTCTCGACGCTGCGCCGGGCGGTCTCCGCCGGAGAACATCTCCCCGCGGCGACGTGGCAATCGGTCTTCGACGCAACCGGCATTCGCCTGATCGACGGCATCGGGGCGACCGAGATGCTGCACATCTTCATCGCGTCCGCCGACGAAGATCCGAGGCCAGGTTCCACCGGGCGCGCCGTACCCGGCTACGTCGCAACGGTTCTCGACGAACACGGCCACCCCCTGCCCCCGGGGACTCCGGGGAGACTCGCGGTCAAGGGCCCCACCGGCTGTCGCTACTTGCGCGACGATCGGCAACACGAGTACGTGCAAAACGGCTGGAACATCACCGGCGACACCTTCGTCCAAGATGCCGATGGCTACTTCTGGTATCAGGCTCGCAGCGACGACATGATCGTGTCCTCGGGCTACAACATCGCCGGCCCCGAAGTCGAAAACGCCCTGCTCGCACACCCGGACGTGAGCGAGTGCGGTGTGGTCGGCCTCCCGGACGAGAGCCGGGGTCAACTTGTCACCGCCTTCGTGGTGCTGCGCGAGGGAGTAGACGGCACGGAAGTTGTTGCGACGCAACTGCAGGAGTTCGTCAAGCAACGCATCGCTCCCTACAAGTACCCGCGCCGCGTGGTCTTCATCGAGCAGTTGCCCAAGACGGCCAGCGGCAAGTTGCAGCGCAAACGGCTTCAAGAACTGGAACCGAGCCGGAGCACCCAACACGCCCACTGACGACTTCGTCCATCGGGACCGATATATACGATATTTGACGCTCGTAATTTATAGGGCATATAATACCCTCGTCGCCCGAATTCCTACAGGAGGCCAGTGTGCGTATTGCAGTCGTCGGTGGCGGTCCGGGCGGCCTGTACTTTTCGGCCCTGGCCAAGCAGCTGGGCCCGGACAACGAGATCACGGTGTGGGAAAGGAATGCCGCCGACGACACCTTCGGGTTCGGCGTCGTCTTCTCCGACGAGACCCTCGGCGGGATCGAGCACGCGGACAGTGAGATCTATCGGCGGATGGAGCAGGAATTCGCGCGCTGGGACGACATCGACGTGCATTTCCGCGGTGAGACGATTACCAGCGGGGGCCACCGTTTCGCGGCCATGAGCCGCAAGCGGCTGCTGCAGATTCTCCAGGAACGTTGTGCCGGCCTCGGCGTGAGCGTGCATTTCTGCACCGAGGCTCCGAATGTGAAAATCCTTGGCGCGACGCATGATTTGGTCGTAGCATCCGACGGCGTCAATTCGGTGGTGCGTTCGGCCTACGCCTCGTCCTTCGAGCCGCGGCTCGACCACGGTGCGTGCAAGTACATGTGGCTGGGGACCAGCAAGGTCTTCGACGCGTTCAAGTTCTATATTCGCGAAACGCCGTACGGCGTGATGCAGGCGCATGGCTACCCGTTCGATGCCACGGGTAGCACCTTCATCGTCGAGATGAGGGAAGACGTCTGGCGCGCAGCCGGGTTCGACATCTTCGCGGCACGTGATTTCGCACCGGGTGAGTCCGACGAGAAATCCATCGACGTGGTCAAGGACCTGTTCGCCGACGTCCTCGACGGCCACGAGGTGATGGCGAACAACTCCAAATGGATGAACTTCGCCACCGTGCACAACGAGCACTGGCGGCACGACAACATCGTGCTCCTCGGCGATGCCGCGCACACTGCCCACTTCTCCATCGGCTCAGGCACCAAGCTCGCGATGGAGGATGCCCTGTCCCTGGCCGCCTGCCTGCACGAACACGATGACGTTGCCGTCGCGCTCAACGAGTACAAAACCGAGCGCAAGGCGGTCGTGCTGTCTACCCAGCGCGCAGCCCGGGCGAGCCTCGAATGGTTTGAGAACCTCAACCAATACGTCGACCAGCATCCCCAACAGTTCGCGTTCAACATCATGACCCGCAGCCGCCGGGTCACCTACGAGAACCTGCAATTGCGCGATCCCGAATTCGTTGCGCGCGTCAACGACTGGTTCGCCGCCGAGCACCTCTCCCACCGGCCCGACACCCCGCCGATGTTTCAGCCGTTCCAACTCGGCGAGTTGCAGCTGGCCAACCGCGTGGTGGTGTCCCCGATGGACATGTACCGTGCCCAGGCCGGCATGCCCAACAACTTCCACCTGGTCCACCTCGGCGGCAAGGCGCTTGGCGGCGCCGGCCTGGTGATGACCGAAATGGTCTGCGTCAGCGAGACAGGCCGGATCACCCCCGGCTGCGCCGGCATATGGACCGACGAACAGGCGTGGGCCTGGCGGCAGGTCACGGACTTCGTACACGCGGACACACCCGCGAAAATCGGTGTCCAGCTTGGTCATTCCGGCCGCAAAGGCTCCACGAAGCTCATGTGGGACGGTATCGACCAGCCGCTCGACGAGGGTAACTGGGAAATCGTGGCCCCGTCGCCGCTCCCGTACCAGCCGGATGTGAACCAGGTGCCCCGGGAACTCACCGAAG
This genomic interval carries:
- a CDS encoding RidA family protein → MSLEFVNPPELGTPKGFSHAVVGTGSIVFLAGETALDASGRIVGENVAAQFEQALGNLLTALAAAGGTPSDLASLTIYIVDMDDYRANSRAIGAVWKRLVGTQYPAMAGIGVARLWDAEALVEVQGYAVLPA
- a CDS encoding AMP-binding protein, whose protein sequence is MPPPSAHHDTFCRDNLPAEGDWPELLFDLPGLEYPERLNCAVELLDDVADRVGADRPCLLAPGSAVWTYGDLRRVSNKIAAVLTEDHGIVPGNRVLLRGPNNPWLVACWFGVIKAGAVAVTTMPMLRAGELADIAEIAAADFALCDARFADELDSSGIGGLRVVEYGAGAGLDAAIKDKTAEFRPVDTSAEDVALLAFTSGTTGRPKATMHFHRDILAIADTFSAHILKPVASDIFTGTPPLAFTFGLGSLVVFPLRVGASTLLLERATPDQLADLIAEHRVSVCFTAPTAYRSILTSGKANQLSTLRRAVSAGEHLPAATWQSVFDATGIRLIDGIGATEMLHIFIASADEDPRPGSTGRAVPGYVATVLDEHGHPLPPGTPGRLAVKGPTGCRYLRDDRQHEYVQNGWNITGDTFVQDADGYFWYQARSDDMIVSSGYNIAGPEVENALLAHPDVSECGVVGLPDESRGQLVTAFVVLREGVDGTEVVATQLQEFVKQRIAPYKYPRRVVFIEQLPKTASGKLQRKRLQELEPSRSTQHAH
- a CDS encoding bifunctional salicylyl-CoA 5-hydroxylase/oxidoreductase, which produces MRIAVVGGGPGGLYFSALAKQLGPDNEITVWERNAADDTFGFGVVFSDETLGGIEHADSEIYRRMEQEFARWDDIDVHFRGETITSGGHRFAAMSRKRLLQILQERCAGLGVSVHFCTEAPNVKILGATHDLVVASDGVNSVVRSAYASSFEPRLDHGACKYMWLGTSKVFDAFKFYIRETPYGVMQAHGYPFDATGSTFIVEMREDVWRAAGFDIFAARDFAPGESDEKSIDVVKDLFADVLDGHEVMANNSKWMNFATVHNEHWRHDNIVLLGDAAHTAHFSIGSGTKLAMEDALSLAACLHEHDDVAVALNEYKTERKAVVLSTQRAARASLEWFENLNQYVDQHPQQFAFNIMTRSRRVTYENLQLRDPEFVARVNDWFAAEHLSHRPDTPPMFQPFQLGELQLANRVVVSPMDMYRAQAGMPNNFHLVHLGGKALGGAGLVMTEMVCVSETGRITPGCAGIWTDEQAWAWRQVTDFVHADTPAKIGVQLGHSGRKGSTKLMWDGIDQPLDEGNWEIVAPSPLPYQPDVNQVPRELTEADLAQIKQDFVDAARRSDEAGFDLLELHCAHGYLLSSFISPVTNQRTDQYGGDLASRLRYPLEVFRAVREVWPAHKPMTVRISATDWVDGGITGDDAVFIAQAFKDAGAAAIDVSSGQVTPAETPAFGRSYQTPFADKIRNNVDIPTIAVGVISSHDDVNSIVLAGRADLCALGRVHLYDANWTLHAAAEQDYAGPGAQWPKAWRAGRRKPQTGRTDGPKPRLQLIREGVTGTRHDRWRPAQQESR